TTGTCTACGGCGCAAGATCCAAATTAATTACGTCTCTCGACCGGTCAAACCCTTTTTAGAAAAATTAACCGAATTTTAGCAAAATAAATCCGGGAAATTTAGGATACAAAAGTTGAGTATCCTTTGAACGGGTCTTTGTATTGTTTAAAGAAAACGGAAATAAATTATGGAATACGAAAGAATAAGAATAATCTAATTCTTTAATGTGTTCTGCATTAAGAATCGGGTTTTAAAAGGCGGCTTCTGGAAACAACGGACTCCGGAGGTTTTGATAATTCCCCGAAGCGTGTTTGAGTTAAAAGATAAAACGAGCTTATTACGCGTTGATTCTAAAGTAAATCACATCTCCGTCTTGGACGATGTATTCTTTTCCTTCGATTCTAAGTTTACCCTCTTCTTTTACCTTCGCTTGGTTGCCCGCGCGATCCAGATCTTCGTAGCTCATCACTTCTGCACGAATAAAACCTTTCTCGAAATCAGAGTGGATTACGGCGGCGGCCTTGGGTCCCGTGCTGTTGACGGGAGTGGTCCAAGCTCTCACTTCGACTTCTCCGGCAGTGAAGAATGTGATTAATCCTAAAAGTTTGTATGCAGTTTTGATCATCCGATCCAGCCCACTCTCGGTTTCTCCAATTTCTTGTAAAAAATCGAGCTGTTCGTTTCGGTCCAGACCAGAGATCTCTTCTTCAAAACGTCCACAGAGAATGACGAGTTCGGCGTTTTCTTCTTTTGCCATTTGTCGAATTTGTTGGATCAGAGCTGTGTCTTTTTTTGCGGCGTCTTTGTCGGCGATATTCGCGACATACATCACCGGTTTTAAAGTAATCAGTTGGAAGGTCTTTGCGAGTTTTTTTTCTTCGTCCTTAAGATTCGGAAGTGCGAGTCGCGCCGGTTTGCCGGCTTTCAGAAGATCCAAAATCTTTTCAAGAACCGATGCGATTTCCTGGGCTTCTTTGTTTCCATTCTTTGCGTTTTTGGCGGCTCTTTGGTAT
This is a stretch of genomic DNA from Leptospira stimsonii. It encodes these proteins:
- the ychF gene encoding redox-regulated ATPase YchF; its protein translation is MSLNCGIVGLPNVGKSTIFNALTKAGAQMENYPFCTIEPNKGIVEVPDSRLDRLAEIVKPQKIVPAIIEFVDIAGLVKGASQGEGLGNKFLSHIREVDAICHVVRAFEDDNVTHVHGKVNPVDDAAVVNLELIFADLDSADKQYQRAAKNAKNGNKEAQEIASVLEKILDLLKAGKPARLALPNLKDEEKKLAKTFQLITLKPVMYVANIADKDAAKKDTALIQQIRQMAKEENAELVILCGRFEEEISGLDRNEQLDFLQEIGETESGLDRMIKTAYKLLGLITFFTAGEVEVRAWTTPVNSTGPKAAAVIHSDFEKGFIRAEVMSYEDLDRAGNQAKVKEEGKLRIEGKEYIVQDGDVIYFRINA